Proteins encoded in a region of the Loxodonta africana isolate mLoxAfr1 chromosome 22, mLoxAfr1.hap2, whole genome shotgun sequence genome:
- the LOC100653525 gene encoding olfactory receptor 5D16-like, translating to MVFLTIYMVTVVGNLGMTLIIRINPKLHTPMYFFLSHLSFVDFCYSSVVTPKLLENLVVEDRTISFTGCIMQFFLACIFVESETFMLAVMAYDRFVAVCNPLFYTVAMSPKLCYFLVAASYSWSIVCSLTAIYFLLTLSFHGTNFINNFFCELAAIIAVSCSDPYISQEIILVLATFNEISSLVIILTSYAFIFFTVMKIPSTGGHHKAFSTCASHLTAITIFHGTILFLYCVPNSKGSWLMVKVASVFYTVVIPMLNPLIYSLRNKDVKETVRKLINTKFFCFKI from the coding sequence ATGGTCTTCCTGACCATCTACATGGTCACTGTTGTTGGGAATCTGGGCATGACCTTAATCATCAGGATCAACCCCaaactccacacccccatgtactttttcctcagccacttGTCGTTTGTTGATTTCTGTTACTCTTCAGTAGTTACACCCAAACTGTTAGAAAACCTGGTTGTGGAAGACAGAACCATCTCCTTCACAGGGTGCATCATGCAATTCTTCTTGGCTTGTATATTTGTGGAGTCAGAAACATTTATGTTGGCCGTGATGGCTTATGATCGATTTGTAGCAGTTTGTAACCCCTTGTTCTATACAGTTGCAATGTCCCCGAAGCTTTGCTATTTTTTGGTGGCTGCTTCCTACTCTTGGAGTATAGTGTGCTCTTTGACAGCCATTTACTTTCTGTTGACATTATCCTTCCATGGTACCAACTTCATAAACAACTTTTTCTGTGAGCTTGCTGCCATTATTGCTGTGTCCTGTTCTGACCCATACATTAGTCAGGAGATCATTTTAGTATTGGCCACATTCAATGAAATCAGCAGCCTGGTGATCATTCTTACTTCCTATGCTTTCATATTCTTCACTGTCATGAAGATACCTTCCACTGGAGGACACcacaaagccttctccacctgtgcctcccacctaaCCGCTATTACCATTTTCCATGGAACCATCCTTTTTCTCTACTGTGTACCTAATTCCAAAGGCTCATGGCTCATGGTCAAGGTGgcctctgtgttttacacagtggtcatccccatgctgaaccccctgatttacagccttaggaaTAAAGATGTGAAGGAGACAGTTAGGAAGTTAATCAATACCAAATTCTTCTGTTTTAAAATCTAA